A portion of the Faecalibacterium sp. I3-3-89 genome contains these proteins:
- a CDS encoding ROK family protein: MKQYLAIDIGGTSVKLGIVDEEGRVLAKAEQSVCFDYYETPILTTVLSASEQFLKEQDVRPQSLAGIGVSATGQIDTHTGTVVGTCGSLPNYIGSPIKAELEAKFGLPVTVANDANCMTLGEVWVGGAKGYTDVIGVTLGTGVGGGILTGGRLLEGARGLGGELGHYRTHALDGVLCTCGASGCWERYAATTALVRAAQPRNHKWRDGRAIFESAHAGDPIILALLEDWTDEIVQGLAGLVHIFNPQLILIGGGVSAQQELLIEPIARKVRASIMPAFAEGLEIRAAQLHNDAGMVGAVYYFRQSRGEN; this comes from the coding sequence ATGAAACAGTATCTTGCCATCGACATCGGCGGCACCAGCGTCAAGCTTGGCATCGTAGATGAAGAGGGCCGCGTCCTTGCCAAGGCGGAGCAGAGCGTCTGTTTCGACTACTATGAGACACCCATCCTCACGACGGTGCTTTCGGCCTCCGAACAGTTCCTGAAGGAGCAGGACGTCAGGCCGCAGAGCCTTGCGGGCATCGGCGTCTCGGCCACGGGCCAGATCGACACCCACACGGGCACGGTCGTGGGCACTTGCGGCAGCCTGCCCAACTACATCGGAAGCCCCATCAAGGCCGAGCTGGAAGCGAAATTCGGCCTGCCCGTTACCGTCGCCAACGACGCCAACTGCATGACGCTGGGCGAAGTCTGGGTCGGCGGGGCGAAAGGCTATACGGACGTCATCGGTGTCACGCTGGGCACCGGCGTGGGCGGCGGCATCCTGACCGGCGGACGGCTGTTGGAAGGTGCCCGGGGCCTCGGCGGTGAGCTGGGCCATTACCGTACCCATGCGCTGGACGGCGTCCTCTGCACCTGCGGTGCATCGGGCTGCTGGGAGCGGTATGCCGCCACTACGGCCCTCGTGCGTGCTGCGCAGCCCCGCAATCATAAGTGGAGAGATGGCCGTGCCATCTTCGAATCGGCCCATGCGGGCGACCCCATCATCCTCGCCCTTCTCGAGGACTGGACGGACGAGATCGTGCAGGGCCTTGCGGGGTTGGTGCACATCTTCAACCCGCAGCTCATCCTCATCGGCGGCGGAGTCAGCGCTCAGCAGGAGCTGCTCATCGAACCCATCGCCAGAAAGGTGAGGGCTTCCATCATGCCCGCCTTTGCAGAGGGACTGGAGATCCGCGCCGCCCAGCTTCACAACGACGCCGGCATGGTGGGCGCAGTCTACTACTTCCGCCAGTCACGGGGCGAAAACTGA
- a CDS encoding GDSL-type esterase/lipase family protein, protein MKKHILCLGDSNTHGYCADPADCADHGIRFNEDERWTCRLQTALGSEYLVTEEGLSGRTTVFVDPIHESMDALSVAYALLKSHEVIDLLIIMLGTNDVKERFNANAACIGAGMERLILKAKSVDCWGTKAPNILVVAPPRIGDGFHDAVMGEGCVEKSKGVAEQFRIVAERQGVYFLDAADCAFNQVDFMHLTRHGHAQLAEKLAALVPTLV, encoded by the coding sequence ATGAAAAAGCATATCCTTTGTCTGGGAGACTCCAACACTCACGGCTATTGCGCCGACCCGGCAGACTGCGCCGACCACGGCATCCGCTTCAACGAGGATGAGCGCTGGACCTGTCGGCTGCAAACAGCGCTGGGCAGCGAGTATCTTGTAACGGAAGAGGGCCTTTCGGGCCGGACGACGGTTTTCGTGGACCCCATCCATGAGTCGATGGACGCTTTGAGCGTGGCCTATGCGCTCCTCAAGAGCCACGAGGTCATCGACCTGCTCATCATTATGCTGGGCACCAATGACGTCAAGGAGCGGTTCAACGCCAACGCCGCCTGCATCGGTGCAGGGATGGAGCGCCTCATCCTCAAGGCAAAGAGTGTGGACTGCTGGGGCACCAAAGCCCCCAACATCCTTGTCGTGGCTCCGCCCCGCATCGGCGACGGCTTCCACGACGCCGTCATGGGCGAGGGCTGCGTGGAGAAGTCGAAGGGCGTGGCAGAGCAGTTCCGCATCGTCGCCGAGCGGCAGGGCGTCTACTTCCTCGATGCTGCCGACTGCGCGTTCAATCAGGTGGATTTCATGCACCTGACCCGTCACGGTCACGCACAGCTGGCCGAAAAGCTGGCGGCGCTTGTCCCGACGCTGGTGTAA
- the spoIVA gene encoding stage IV sporulation protein A codes for MANQERIEQAAVCREIGARTGGDILIGVVGPVRTGKSTLIKQFMEKLVLPAIGSEDAKLRARDELPQSAAGRTIMTTEPKFIPESAVPLALEGGGECSIRLIDCVGYMVEGAMGHEENDKPRMVKSPWFDEEIPFDLAAETGTRKVIRDHSTIGIVVTTDGTISEIPRENYVSAEKRVIDELEALGKPFVILLNSTHPDAPGTKALAAEMEASYGRTVLPVSCLDLDEEQLGEILRRVLYEFPVRELDFALPRWVTMLDKGHWLQTEVYTAAMQLSGQIARMKDISDSGQAVLDCEAVENAALSGMDLADGIVRITVLLKPEVFYRVLSEQTGLEIGDEAGLMPCIIELAKAKRAYEKIRSAMEQVEATGYGIVMPSIDELSLEQPEIVRQGGRYGVRLEASAPSIHMMKAVIHTELSPIVGTEKQSEDLVQSLLQDFEDDPVRLWESNIFGKSLHELVNDGLQNKLLHMPQEARSRLQETLERVINEGCTGLICILL; via the coding sequence TTGGCAAATCAGGAACGAATCGAGCAGGCGGCAGTCTGCCGCGAGATAGGGGCACGCACCGGCGGAGACATCCTCATCGGCGTGGTGGGGCCGGTGCGCACGGGCAAGAGCACCCTCATCAAGCAGTTTATGGAGAAGCTGGTGCTGCCCGCCATCGGGTCGGAGGACGCAAAGCTCCGTGCCCGCGACGAGCTGCCTCAGTCGGCGGCGGGGCGCACCATCATGACCACCGAGCCGAAGTTCATCCCGGAGTCGGCGGTGCCGCTGGCGCTGGAGGGCGGGGGAGAGTGCAGCATCCGGCTCATCGACTGTGTGGGTTACATGGTGGAGGGGGCGATGGGCCACGAGGAGAATGACAAGCCCCGGATGGTCAAAAGTCCGTGGTTCGACGAGGAGATCCCATTCGACCTCGCCGCCGAGACCGGCACCCGGAAGGTCATCCGGGACCACTCCACCATCGGCATCGTCGTCACCACAGACGGCACCATCAGCGAGATACCGCGGGAAAACTACGTCTCGGCGGAAAAACGGGTCATCGACGAGCTGGAAGCGCTGGGCAAGCCCTTCGTCATCCTGCTCAACAGCACCCATCCCGATGCCCCCGGGACAAAGGCGCTGGCGGCGGAGATGGAAGCGAGCTATGGCCGGACGGTGCTGCCTGTGAGCTGCCTCGACCTCGACGAAGAGCAGTTGGGGGAAATCCTGCGCCGGGTGCTTTACGAGTTCCCGGTGCGGGAGCTGGATTTTGCCCTGCCGCGCTGGGTGACGATGCTGGACAAAGGCCATTGGCTCCAGACTGAGGTGTACACAGCGGCCATGCAGCTCTCCGGGCAGATCGCGCGGATGAAGGACATCTCGGATTCTGGCCAGGCGGTGCTGGACTGCGAGGCGGTGGAGAACGCCGCCCTCAGCGGGATGGACCTTGCCGACGGCATCGTGCGCATCACGGTGCTGCTCAAGCCGGAGGTGTTCTACAGGGTGCTCAGCGAGCAGACGGGGCTTGAGATCGGCGACGAGGCCGGGCTGATGCCCTGCATCATCGAGCTGGCGAAAGCGAAGCGTGCCTATGAGAAGATACGCAGCGCGATGGAGCAGGTGGAGGCCACCGGCTATGGCATCGTGATGCCCTCCATCGATGAGCTGTCGCTGGAGCAGCCCGAGATCGTCCGGCAGGGCGGGCGGTATGGCGTCCGCCTTGAAGCCAGCGCACCGTCCATCCACATGATGAAGGCGGTCATCCACACCGAGCTAAGCCCCATCGTGGGCACCGAGAAGCAGAGCGAAGACCTCGTGCAGAGCCTCTTGCAGGATTTCGAGGACGACCCCGTCCGCCTGTGGGAGTCGAACATCTTCGGGAAAAGCCTCCACGAGCTGGTCAACGACGGCTTGCAGAACAAGCTGCTCCATATGCCGCAGGAGGCTCGAAGCCGCCTGCAGGAGACGCTGGAGCGGGTCATCAACGAGGGCTGCACTGGGCTTATCTGCATCCTGCTGTAA
- a CDS encoding DUF4364 family protein, with protein MAANDAFTAGVRPGGLTNSTEIRLLLCYLVKNAGPITRAEIENALMEEALVNYFEIGSCLDDIAKQQLVVVDGDRYTITDKGRKVAQELAYDLPRSVREKAVAAVLRSQTWTRKEAEYSARIREKADGHCSVRCQVKALDSELFCLDIGTPDRLSAELVKKQFILKGNEIYQMLITKLTEEEK; from the coding sequence ATGGCTGCCAACGATGCTTTTACCGCCGGTGTTCGTCCCGGTGGGCTGACCAACAGCACCGAGATCCGACTGCTGCTGTGTTATCTTGTCAAGAATGCCGGGCCGATCACCCGGGCGGAGATCGAAAACGCCCTGATGGAAGAGGCTCTGGTGAATTATTTTGAGATCGGCTCCTGCTTGGACGACATCGCCAAGCAGCAGCTCGTGGTGGTGGATGGCGACCGGTATACCATCACCGACAAGGGCCGGAAGGTGGCGCAGGAGCTGGCCTACGACCTGCCCCGCAGCGTGCGGGAAAAGGCGGTGGCCGCTGTGCTGCGCAGCCAGACGTGGACGCGCAAGGAGGCCGAGTACAGCGCCCGCATCCGCGAAAAAGCCGACGGCCACTGTTCGGTGCGCTGTCAGGTGAAGGCGCTGGACAGCGAGCTGTTCTGTCTGGACATCGGCACGCCCGATCGGCTGAGCGCCGAGCTGGTGAAAAAGCAGTTCATCCTCAAGGGCAACGAGATCTATCAGATGCTCATCACGAAGCTCACCGAAGAAGAGAAATGA